In Oryza brachyantha chromosome 1, ObraRS2, whole genome shotgun sequence, the following are encoded in one genomic region:
- the LOC107303924 gene encoding uncharacterized protein LOC107303924: MPSPRRRVVHLRRLSSSSEVEAEAAIAVEGGCGVDLAMVGRALGLDPATVRLNGYFVSRGAGHVSSAVTWRALLAFFAARGLPTGAGPAAPVAVHGNPAPPPPPPPPDLTTDARSKRKFGLDAGRNPKKSKHSEDGALSTTGDELLSDEITIGLKRRLKLEDASPAKKIKLVERTTETQQPVKFSCSFINGHGKRLRDEDLITSLSCKRAR; this comes from the exons AtgccctcgccgcggcggcgggtcgTGCACCTCCGCCGGTTGTCTTCGTCgtcggaggtggaggcggaggcggcgatcgCGGTGGAGGGCGGGTGCGGGGTGGACCTCGCCATGGTGGGACGCGCACTGGGGCTGGACCCGGCCACCGTCCGGCTCAACGGCTACTTCGTCAGCCGCGGGGCCGGGCACGTCTCCTCCGCCGTCACGTGGCGAGCGCTCCTCGCCTTCTTCGCCGCGCGCGGGCTGCCCACGGGCGCCGGACCCGCCGCGCCCGTTGCCGTCCACGGGAAccccgcgccaccgcctcctcctcctcccccag ATCTTACAACCGATGCCCGCTCAAAGCGAAAATTTGGGTTGGATGCCGGAAGAAATCCCAAGAAGAGCAAGCACTCTGAAGATGGAGCTCTATCTACAACTGGGGACGAGCTACTTAGCGATGAAATCACCATTGGTTTGAAGAGAAGACTTAAATTGGAAGATGCCAGTCCAGCCAAGAAGATAAAGCTAGTAGAACGTACCACAG AAACACAACAGCCAGTCAAATTCTCCTGCAGCTTCATCAACGGGCACGGGAAGCGGTTACGCGATGAGGACTTGATTACCTCATTATCATGCAAAAGAGCCCGATGA